The Cryptomeria japonica chromosome 9, Sugi_1.0, whole genome shotgun sequence DNA segment AATAGAGAGGAAGGGTCGTCGGGACCCATTACAAACCCATTACAAACGTACATTTATTTTGAATATACAATTtagcaatattttttttttcaatacacCATTCTAGGTATTCAGACCAATTTGCTATCTACTACAAACGTAGGGTCCGGACCCATAAATACAAAGGAAGGATCCGGACCCATTACAAACATTTTGATCTAAGGTAAATATATGGGAAGGGTCCAGACCCATTACAAAGCAGTTATGAAGGCGACAGCAGCCAGGAAGAGGAACAAAACAAATCTCacaaatatgaaattgaaaaaagCAAAACAAAACCAAAAGCCAGAACCAGGGGGAAAAAGGCCcaaactataaaaaaaaaactaGTTTATACACCACCACCACTATATACTATCATGCATTATGAAGACTGTATCATATTCACTCTTTCCCATATTCATATCTGCACTCCAACTGACTTGAGAGACTCTAACAGGTTTCTTCCTGCACAGCCAGTCAGACATAAAGCAAATAACTATAAAGAAAACACTGCATAGCATTTCTGAATTGGAAATGAACAATGATACAGTTGAAAAAGATAATTCAACAAATGTACTCACTTGGTATCTCGTTCAAGTATCCAAGGCATTAATTTGGCAAGTTCAGAATCTTTTTTAACAATCTGCCCAAGTCGCCTGAACCAGCTCTTGTTATAAAAGTCCTCTGACATTTTAACCACAATGTCAGGTTCTACTACTTCTGGTattgtctttctcttcttcttgtccacATACACACTAGGACAATGCATCAGTACTTGCTTCATGTTTATCAAACCCATGGATAACTGTAGGAGGAC contains these protein-coding regions:
- the LOC131073847 gene encoding uncharacterized protein LOC131073847, with the translated sequence MASTARAYWRNLVSRYRNSIPFFKSSQVKSKQYHHAVGQNRETLEKPQALRLVKPEFFPVYALFGLVLLQLSMGLINMKQVLMHCPSVYVDKKKRKTIPEVVEPDIVVKMSEDFYNKSWFRRLGQIVKKDSELAKLMPWILERDTKKKPVRVSQVSWSADMNMGKSEYDTVFIMHDSI